The Manis javanica isolate MJ-LG chromosome 4, MJ_LKY, whole genome shotgun sequence genome contains a region encoding:
- the EVPL gene encoding envoplakin isoform X1, whose product MFKGLSKGSQGKGFPKGSPAKGSPKGSPSKHNRAATQELALLISRMQANADQVERDVLETQKKLQQDRLRSEQSQALQHQQETGRSLKEAEVLLKDLFLDVDKAQRLKHPQAEEIEKDIKQLHERVTQECAEYRALYERMVLPPDVGSRIDWARVLEQKQKQVSEGHYGPGVAELEQQIAEHNILQKEIEAYGQQLRSLIGPDAAPIRNQYRDILKAASWRRQSLGSLYTHLQGCTRQLSALAQQQRRILQQDWSDLMADPEGVRREYEHFKQQELLSQEQCVNQLEDDGERMVELGHPAVGPIQAHQEALKMEWQNFLNLCICQESQLRHVEDYRRFQEEADSISQTLAKLNSSLDTQYSPAPGGPPGAPTELLQQLEAEQQQLAIAEKTVGALQRQSQEVAPLQQRRTPPQQPLHVDSICDWDSGEVQLLRGERYTLKDNTDPHTWVVQGPGGETKHAPAACFCIPAPDPAAVARASKLASELQALKQKLATVQSHVKDSAVHPLRPGQQAPTNSAPVDPQAQKLLTQMTQLGRDLGQIEEQVLAWARAPLSRSAPLEDLEGRIQSHKDTVQRLQSLGAEKAAAQQECEESLSARPVGPDALHLPVALNNVKNKYRDMQILCNLYGEKAMAALGLERQIQDADRVIRGFESTLVQEAPIPAGPGALQERVSELQRQRKELLGQQACVLGLHRELKATEHACSALQNNFHEFCQDLPRQQRQVRALTDRYHAVGDQLDLREKMLQDASLTYQQFKNCRNNLSSWLEHVPSNQVRPSDGPSQISYKLQEQKRLLQEIRGHEQDRAAACRLSQELQAALQDYVLQADTYCYSLEPTWAGPAPKRPRAAPLQESIQAQEKNLTKAYTEFAAAHQQQLHRLEFASKMLEKKELSENIQVTHDEQAGKEAEALKSQLEEERKLVARVQQELEEQRNQLLQLKTQQPLERLEEREVVEFYRDPQLESSLSRVNSQVEDEGRKRAVLQAELEVVAQKVVQLESKRRDVQPHLLTKEVTHIERDPGLESQVSQLSSEAQHLREENIAVLARLEELKEELLALEQKEANVKEKVVVKEVVKVEKDLEMVKAIQALRLRTEEDAAQRKGAEAAVTKLQARIKDLERAISAVEPKVIVKEVRKVEQDPGLLKEVSQLRNLLEEARSKNETLAQELQGLHSKHSVVEKQKPKVEFQERVHETFHVAPETEQEMVRLRAELQETASKRGRVEEEVGRLLAELAVLRTQKPEVEYKQVTQEVVKHEKSPEVLREIDRLKAQLNELVNGSGRAQEQLIRLQGQRDEWRRERSKVETKTVTKEVVRHQKDPVLEKEAARLRQEVREAAQKRRATEDVVYELQNKYLLLERRRPEEKVVVQEVVVTQKDPKLREDHGRLSRSLDEEVGRRRQLEREVQQLRAGVEEKEGLLSFQEDLGKKLAVEKELRQLTLRIQELERRPPAVQEKIIMEEVVKLEKDPDLEESTEALRQDLDQEKTRVMELHRECKNLQVQIDILQKTKSQEKTIYKEVIRVEKDRVLEGERSRVWEALNRERVARQNREKEVLRLQERIDRAEALRRTWSREEAELQKARDQASQEHSQLQQELQELERQKQRTVLQLQEESELLSQKTESERQKAAQRDQELSQLEAAVLREKDQIYEKERTLRDLHTKVSREELNQETQTRETNLSTKISILEPETGKDMSPYEAYKRGIIDRGQYLQLQELECDWEEVTTSGPCGEESVLLDRKSGRQYSIGAALRCRRISKEEYHLYKDGQLPISEFALLVAGETKPCSSLSIGSIISKSPLASPAPQSTSFFCPSFSLGLSDDSFPIAGVYDTTTDNKCTIKMAVAKNMLDPITGQKLLEAQAATGGIVDLLSWERYSIHKALERGLIENTSTQRLLNAQKAFTGIEDPITKKRLSVGEAIQKGWMPRESAFPHLQAQYLTGGLIDPRRTGRIPVPEAVLSGMISEELAQLLQDEASYEKDLTDPISKERLSYKEAMGRCRKDPLSGLLLLPAALEGYHCYRTASPTLQRSLC is encoded by the exons tGCTGCCACCCAGGAGCTGGCCCTGCTCATCTCCCGCATGCAGGCCAATGCTGACCAGGTGGAGAGGGATGTCCTGGAGACCCAGAAGAAGCTACAGCAG GACCGGCTGCGCAGCGAGCAGAGCCAGGCCCTGCAGCACCAGCAGGAGACAGGCCGCAGCCTGAAGGAGGCCGAGGTGCTGCTGAAGGACCTCTTCCTGGATGTGGACAAGGCCCAGCGGCTCAAGCACCCACAGGCAGAGGAGATTGAGAAGGA CATCAAGCAGCTGCACGAGCGGGTGACCCAGGAGTGTGCCGAGTACCGCGCCCTGTATGAGAGGATGGTGCTGCCTCCTGACGTGGGGTCCAGGATTGACTGGGCCCGTGTGCTGGAGCAGAAACAG AAGCAGGTCTCTGAGGGCCACTATGGGCCAGGCGTGGCGGAGCTGGAGCAGCAGATTGCTGAGCACAACATCCTGCAGAAGGAGATCGAGGCCTATGGGCAGCAGCTGCGCAGCCTCATAGGGCCG GACGCAGCGCCCATCAGGAACCAATACCGGGACATACTG AAGGCAGCCTCATGGCGCAGGCAGAGCCTGGGCAGCCTGTACACGCACCTGCAGGGCTGCACACGCCAGTTGAGTgccctggcccagcagcagcGCCGCATCCTGCAGCAGGACTGGAGCGACCTCATGGCGGACCCAGAGGGCGTGCGGCGGGAGTACGAG CACTTCAAGCAGCaggagctgctgagccaggaGCAGTGTGTGAACCAGCTGGAGGACGATGGCGAACGCATGGTGGAGCTCGGGCATCCGGCTGTGGGGCCCATCCAG GCCCACCAGGAGGCCCTGAAGATGGAGTGGCAGAACTTCCTGAACCTGTGCAtctgccaggagagccagctacGGCACGTGGAGGACTACCGCAGG TTCCAGGAAGAGGCCGACTCCATCAGCCAAACCCTGGCAAAGCTCAACTCCAGCCTGGACACCCAGTATAGTCCTGCCCCTGGGGGTCCCCCTGGTGCCCCCACAGAGCTGCTGCAACAGCTGGAG gcagagcagcagcagctggcCATCGCCGAGAAGACTGTCGGGGCCCTGCAGCGGCAGAGCCAGGAGGTGGCCCCTCTGCAGCAGCGCAGGAcccctccccagcagcccctgcaTGTGGACAGCATCTGTGACTGGGACTCTGGAGAA GTGCAGCTGCTGCGGGGTGAGCGGTATACGCTGAAGGACAACACGGACCCGCACACCTGGGTCGTGCAGGGCCCAGGTGGGGAGACCAAGCATGCCCCAGCCGCCTGCTTCTGCATCCCGGCTCCAGACCCTGCAGCCGTGGCCAGGGCCTCCAA GCTGGCCTCGGAGCTGCAGGCCCTGAAGCAGAAGTTGGCCACAGTCCAGAGCCATGTGAAGGACAGTGCTGTGCACCCCTTACGACCTGGCCAGCAGG CTCCGACCAACTCAGCCCCAGTCGACCCACAGGCCCAGAAGCTCCTGACACAGATGACCCAGCTGGGCAGGGACCTGGGGCAGATAGAGGAGCAGGTGCTGGCCTGGGCCCGGGCCCCGCTGAGCCGCTCCGCTCCGCTGGAGGACCTGGAGGGTCGCATCCAAAGCCACAAG GACACAGTGCAGCGGCTGCAGAGCCTGGGAGCAGAGAAGGCCGCCGCCCAGCAGGAGTGTGAGGAGTCTCTGTCTGCACGGCCTGTGGGCCCTGACGCTCTGCATCTGCCTGTGGCCCTCAACAATGTCAAGAACAAGTACAGAGACATGCAGATTCTCTGCAACCTCTATGGAGAGAA AGCCATGGCCGCCCTGGGTCTGGAACGGCAGATCCAGGACGCAGACAGGGTCATCCGAGGCTTTGAGTCTACCCTGGTGCAGGAGGCCCCCATCCCTGCTGGCCCGGGTGCACTGCAGGAAAGGGTCAGCGAGCTTCAG CGCCAGCGGAAGGAGCTGCTGGGGCAGCAGGCCTGTGTGCTGGGGCTGCACCGGGAGCTGAAGGCCACTGAGCATGCGTGTAGCGCTCTGCAGAACAATTTCCACGAGTTCTGCCAGGACTTGCCTCGCCAGCAGCGCCAGGTGCGGGCCCTCACCGACCGCTACCACGCCGTAGGGGACCAGCTGGACCTGCG GGAGAAGATGCTGCAGGATGCCAGCCTCACCTACCAGCAGTTCAAGAACTGCAGGAACAACCTGAGCTCCTGGCTGGAGCACGTGCCCAGCAACCAGGTGCGGCCCAGTGACGGGCCCAGCCAGATCTCCTACAAGCTGCAGGAGCagaag AGGCTGCTGCAGGAGATCCGGGGCCACGAGCAGGACAGAGCTGCGGCGTGCCGTCTCTCCCAGGAGCTGCAGGCAGCTCTCCAG gACTACGTGCTGCAGGCAGACACCTACTGCTATTCCCTGGAGCCCACGTGGGCAGGGCCAGCCCCCAAGAGACCTCGAGCAGCTCCCCTGCAGGAGAGCATCCAGGCCCAG GAGAAGAACCTGACTAAAGCCTATACTGAGTTTGCAGCTGCCCACCAGCAGCAGCTGCACCGGCTGGAGTTTGCCAGCAAGATGCTGGAGAAG AAGGAGCTCAGTGAGAACATCCAGGTGACCCATGATGAACAagcagggaaggaggcagaggccctgaagtcccagctggaggaagagaggaagctgGTGGCCCGGGTgcagcaggagctggaggagcagAGGAACCAGTTACTGCAGTTGAAAACCCAGCAGCCCTTGGAGAGGCTGGAAGAGAGGGAAGTGGTGGAGTTCTACCGGGACCCCCAGCTGGAAAGCAGCCTGTCCAGGGTGAACTCCCAAGTGGAAGACGAGGGTAGGAAGCGGGCCGTCCTGCAAGCAGAGTTGGAGGTAGTGGCCCAGAAGGTCGTCCAACTGGAGAGCAAGAGGAGGGATGTGCAGCCTCATCTGCTGACCAAGGAGGTCACCCACATCGAGCGGGACCCCGGCCTAGAAAGCCAAGTGTCCCAGCTCAGCAGTGAGGCCCAGCACCTGCGGGAAGAGAACATTGCTGTCTTGGCCCGGCTGGAGGAGCTAAAGGAGGAGCTGCTGGCCCTTGAGCAGAAGGAGGCAAACGTGAAGGAAAAGGTCGTGGTGAAAGAAGTGGTCAAGGTGGAGAAGGACCTGGAGATGGTCAAGGCAATCCAGGCACTGAGGCTGCGGACTGAGGAGGATGCTGCACAGAGGAAGGGGGCAGAGGCAGCCGTGACCAAGCTGCAGGCTCGCATTAAAGACCTGGAGCGGGCAATCAGTGCTGTGGAGCCTAAGGTGATCGTGAAGGAGGTGAGGAAGGTGGAGCAGGACCCGGGCCTTCTCAAAGAGGTGTCCCAGCTGAGGAACCTTCTGGAGGAGGCGAGAAGTAAGAATGAGACGCTGGCCCAGGAGCTGCAGGGATTGCACAGCAAGCACAGCGTGGTAGAGAAGCAGAAGCCCAAAGTGGAATTCCAGGAGCGTGTCCACGAGACCTTCCACGTGGCCCCGGAGACAGAGCAGGAGATGGTTCGGCTCAGGGCTGAGCTGCAGGAGACCGCCAGCAAGAGAGGCAGGGTGGAGGAAGAGGTGGGGCGGCTGCTGGCAGAGCTGGCTGTCCTGCGCACCCAGAAGCCCGAGGTGGAGTACAAGCAGGTGACACAGGAGGTGGTGAAGCACGAGAAGAGCCCTGAGGTGCTGCGGGAGATCGATCGCCTGAAGGCTCAGCTCAACGAGCTGGTCAACGGCAGCGGGCGGGCCCAGGAGCAGCTCATCCGGCTGCAGGGGCAGCGCGACGAGTGGAGGCGGGAGCGGTCCAAGGTGGAGACCAAGACGGTGACCAAGGAGGTGGTGCGCCACCAGAAGGACCCCGTCCTGGAGAAGGAGGCTGCACGGCTCCGCCAGGAGGTGCGAGAAGCAGCTCAGAAGAGGCGCGCCACGGAGGATGTTGTCTACGAGCTGCAGAACAAGTACCTGCTGCTGGAGAGGAGGCGGCCCGAGGAGAAGGTGGTGGTGCAGGAAGTGGTGGTCACCCAGAAGGACCCAAAGCTCCGCGAGGACCATGGCCGGCTGAGCCGGAGTTTGGATGAGGAGGTGGGCCGGCGGCGGCAGCTGGAGCGGGAGGTGCAGCAGCTGCGGGCCGGCGTGGAGGAGAAGGAGGGCCTGCTCAGCTTCCAGGAGGACCTCGGCAAGAAGCTGGCTGTGGAGAAGGAGCTGCGGCAGCTGACCTTGAGGATCCAGGAGCTGGAGAGGCGGCCTCCTGCGGTGCAGGAGAAGATCATCATGGAGGAGGTAGTCAAGCTGGAGAAAGACCCAGATCTGGAGGAGTCCACGGAAGCCCTGCGGCAGGACCTGGACCAGGAGAAAACCCGGGTGATGGAGTTGCATCGGGAGTGCAAGAACCTGCAGGTCCAGATCGACATCCTCCAGAAAACCAAATCTCAGGAGAAGACTATCTACAAGGAAGTGATCAGGGTAGAGAAAGACCGGGTGCTGGAGGGGGAGCGGTCCCGGGTGTGGGAGGCGCTCAACAGGGAGCGCGTGGCCCGGCAGAACCGGGAGAAGGAGGTGCTGCGCCTGCAGGAGCGGATTGACAGGGCCGAAGCGCTGAGGAGGACCTGGTCCCGGGAGGAGGCTGAGCTCCAGAAGGCCCGCGACCAGGCCAGCCAGGAACACAGCCAGCTGCAGCAGGAGCTGCAGGAGCTAGAGAGGCAGAAGCAGCGAACAGtgctgcagctgcaggaggagTCCGAGCTGCTCAGCCAGAAGACGGAAAGCGAGCGGCAGAAGGCAGCCCAGCGGGACCAGGAGCTCTCGCAGCTCGAGGCAGCCGTCCTCCGCGAGAAAGACCAGATTTACGAGAAGGAGCGGACCCTCAGGGACCTTCACACCAAGGTGAGCCGAGAGGAGCTCAACCAGGAGACCCAGACGCGAGAGACCAACCTGTCCACTAAGATCTCCATCTTGGAACCTGAGACAGGGAAGGACATGTCCCCGTACGAGGCCTACAAGAGGGGTATCATCGATCGAGGTCAGTACCTCCAGCTCCAGGAGCTCGAGTGTGACTGGGAGGAGGTCACCACCTCGGGACCCTGTGGAGAAGAGTCTGTTCTCCTGGACCGCAAGAGCGGGAGGCAGTACTCCATCGGGGCCGCCCTGCGCTGCCGGCGCATCTCCAAGGAGGAGTACCATCTCTACAAGGACGGCCAGCTCCCCATCTCCGAGTTTGCCCTGCTTGTGGCAGGGGAGACCAagccctgctcctccctctcCATTGGCTCCATCATCTCCAAATCCCCGCTTGCCTCCCCGGCCCCCCAGAGCACCAGTTTCTTCTGTCCCAGCTTCTCCCTTGGGCTCAGCGATGACAGCTTCCCCATTGCCGGGGTCTACGACACAACCACAGACAACAAATGCACCATCAAGATGGCAGTGGCCAAGAACATGCTGGACCCCATCACTGGGCAGAAGCTGCTGGAGGCCCAGGCAGCTACGGGGGGCATCGTGGACCTCCTCAGCTGGGAGCGCTACTCCATACACAAGGCCCTGGAGAGGGGGCTGATCGAGAACACCTCGACGCAGAGGCTGCTCAATGCCCAGAAGGCCTTCACAGGCATCGAGGACCCCATCACCAAGAAGAGGCTGTCGGTGGGCGAGGCCATCCAGAAGGGCTGGATGCCCCGGGAGAGCGCGTTCCCGCACCTGCAGGCGCAGTACCTGACCGGCGGGCTCATCGACCCCAGGAGGACAGGCCGCATCCCGGTCCCCGAGGCTGTGCTGTCTGGGATGATCAGTGAAGAACTGGCGCAGCTCCTACAGGATGAGGCCAGCTACGAGAAGGATCTGACAGACCCCATCTCCAAGGAGCGGCTGAGCTACAAGGAGGCCATGGGACGTTGCCGGAAAGACCCCCTGAGTGGCCTGCTGCTCCTCCCAGCAGCGCTGGAGGGCTACCACTGCTACcgcacagcctcccccaccctACAGCGCTCCCTGTGCTGA